One window of Botrimarina mediterranea genomic DNA carries:
- a CDS encoding metallophosphoesterase, producing MTRTLLLLLIGFAPTFARGEADPIAEGSWTLAVLPDTQIYAEAYPQHYDAQTRWLVEHADSHNIRFVLHEGDVTNQNTPEQWDNARKSMSLLDGKLPYAIAPGNHDYGPGGNAADRVSFFNESKYFGPVSPYAIQPSLGGRYEETTTDNTWHTFDANGQKWLVVALEFAPRDEVVVWADRIVAEHADLPAILVTHAYMYSDDTIYDWRAKGAKQSWNPHAYGVAKQPGETVNDGQELWDKLVSKHKNFRLVFNGHVLNDGTGYRSTKGIEGNIVHQMLANYQFKKEGGQGDLRLLEFSQDGDVAVRTYSPVLDRHDRADDQEFKIRLDELGRK from the coding sequence ATGACGAGAACTCTTTTGTTGCTGCTGATCGGCTTCGCGCCGACGTTTGCTCGTGGCGAGGCCGATCCGATTGCCGAGGGGTCTTGGACGCTCGCGGTTCTGCCCGATACGCAGATCTACGCCGAGGCGTATCCGCAGCACTACGACGCGCAGACGCGTTGGCTCGTGGAGCACGCCGACTCGCACAACATCCGCTTCGTGCTCCACGAGGGGGACGTCACCAATCAGAACACGCCCGAGCAGTGGGACAACGCGCGGAAGTCGATGTCGCTGCTCGACGGCAAGCTGCCTTACGCGATCGCACCGGGCAACCACGACTACGGCCCGGGCGGGAACGCGGCCGATCGGGTGAGCTTCTTCAACGAATCCAAATACTTCGGCCCCGTGTCGCCGTACGCGATCCAGCCGAGCCTCGGCGGGCGTTACGAAGAGACGACGACGGATAACACTTGGCATACGTTCGATGCCAACGGGCAGAAGTGGCTCGTTGTTGCTTTAGAGTTTGCGCCGCGTGATGAAGTCGTCGTCTGGGCTGACAGGATCGTCGCCGAGCACGCCGACCTGCCGGCGATCCTCGTGACACACGCTTACATGTACTCGGACGACACGATCTACGATTGGCGGGCGAAGGGCGCCAAGCAGTCGTGGAACCCCCACGCCTACGGCGTCGCCAAGCAGCCCGGCGAGACCGTCAACGACGGGCAAGAGCTGTGGGACAAGCTCGTCTCGAAGCACAAGAACTTCCGCTTGGTGTTCAACGGCCACGTCCTCAACGACGGCACGGGCTACCGTAGCACCAAGGGCATTGAGGGGAACATCGTCCACCAGATGCTGGCAAACTACCAGTTCAAGAAGGAGGGCGGCCAGGGCGACCTGCGGCTGCTGGAGTTCAGTCAGGATGGCGACGTGGCCGTGAGGACCTACTCGCCCGTCCTCGACCGCCACGACCGCGCGGACGACCAAGAGTTTAAGATCCGGCTAGACGAGTTGGGGCGGAAGTAG
- a CDS encoding tyrosine-protein phosphatase — protein sequence MNGLVDIHCHLLPGIDDGAADLEASLAMARMSVEQGVETIVVTPHQLGAFECNRGDDIRRRTAELQAELTRHDIPLRVLPGADVRIEDHMIAGLQSGDVLSLGDHRRHVLLELPHELYFPLEPVLNGLKRIGMAGVLSHPERNAGLLARQDLIESLVDDGCLMQVTAGSLVGGFGPDSQAMAERMASRGLIHFLSTDGHSPKRRRPRLGEAYTRAVELVGEDAARLWCSENPRAVAEGREVVPGPIVVRKPRRGWSLFSRGAA from the coding sequence ATGAACGGCCTTGTCGATATCCACTGCCACCTGCTGCCGGGCATTGACGACGGCGCCGCGGACCTCGAAGCGTCGCTGGCGATGGCGCGGATGTCGGTCGAGCAAGGCGTCGAGACGATCGTCGTCACGCCGCACCAGTTGGGCGCCTTCGAGTGCAATCGCGGCGACGACATCCGTCGTCGCACGGCCGAGCTGCAAGCCGAACTGACGCGGCACGACATCCCGCTGCGGGTGCTGCCGGGCGCCGACGTACGGATCGAAGACCACATGATCGCTGGCCTGCAGTCGGGTGACGTCCTCTCGCTCGGCGATCATCGCCGCCACGTGCTGCTCGAGTTGCCGCACGAATTGTACTTCCCGTTGGAGCCGGTGCTCAACGGTCTGAAGCGGATCGGCATGGCGGGCGTCCTCTCGCACCCCGAACGCAACGCAGGCTTGCTGGCGCGCCAGGACTTGATCGAGTCGCTCGTCGACGACGGCTGCTTGATGCAGGTGACGGCGGGCAGCCTTGTCGGCGGCTTCGGACCCGACAGCCAAGCGATGGCCGAGCGGATGGCGAGCCGCGGCTTGATCCACTTCCTCTCAACCGACGGGCACAGCCCGAAACGACGCCGCCCACGGCTTGGCGAGGCGTACACGAGGGCGGTCGAACTCGTCGGTGAAGACGCCGCCCGCCTGTGGTGCAGCGAGAACCCCCGGGCGGTCGCTGAAGGCCGTGAGGTCGTTCCTGGTCCGATTGTGGTCCGTAAGCCACGGCGGGGCTGGTCGCTGTTTTCTCGAGGTGCGGCCTGA
- a CDS encoding carbon storage regulator — translation MLVLSRKTGEQIQIGQDITIEVRRVSGNRVALAVQAPRDVRILRGELKESVTEFEMDEDSPISLMLMNADCRAAASA, via the coding sequence ATGCTAGTTCTTAGCCGTAAGACCGGTGAGCAAATCCAGATCGGACAGGATATCACGATCGAAGTCCGCCGTGTCTCGGGTAACCGTGTCGCGCTGGCAGTGCAGGCGCCTCGCGATGTGCGTATCCTCCGCGGCGAGTTGAAGGAGTCCGTCACCGAGTTCGAGATGGACGAAGACTCCCCGATTTCGTTGATGCTGATGAACGCTGACTGCCGCGCCGCCGCGTCGGCTTGA
- a CDS encoding M24 family metallopeptidase: MIDKNALKGRQNRLVAELQRLKCGMAVLLRPESIQWLTGAYVGPLFQPVAAIDDQGTVTLVLPSRKAELPVLADNVRTYEEKRLSTMRDASDQRHEAILVLLDSFGSAPSRAGCEFSLAPQSLYGALHGDWIDFDSVMFRLRRKKDADELAMMATANRANEAMYARAREIIEPGLNELDLYSEMHRVAVRTLGEPLTYFGQDFRCNARGGAPRDRAAEAGELWVLDLGVGYRGYYTDNARTIAVSEPTDAQRSAWEQLAAVFPMVEGKVRPGVKCREVFDESAAMLAVAAPWVFNHHLGHGVGLAPHEGPHLNPNWDDTFEVGDYFTAEPGLYHDDLRHGLRLEQNYVVTETGVDLLTDWPLGLQDGLA, from the coding sequence GTGATTGACAAAAACGCCCTGAAAGGCAGGCAGAACCGCCTCGTCGCCGAACTCCAACGACTCAAGTGCGGGATGGCGGTCCTGTTGCGACCCGAGTCGATCCAGTGGCTCACCGGCGCCTACGTCGGTCCGTTGTTCCAACCCGTCGCCGCCATCGACGACCAGGGGACCGTCACCCTCGTCTTGCCAAGCCGCAAGGCAGAGTTGCCGGTGCTAGCGGACAACGTGCGGACTTACGAAGAGAAGCGGCTCTCGACGATGCGAGACGCCAGCGATCAGCGCCACGAAGCCATCTTGGTGCTACTCGATTCATTCGGATCGGCGCCGAGTCGGGCCGGGTGCGAGTTCTCCCTCGCTCCGCAGTCGCTGTACGGCGCGCTGCACGGCGATTGGATCGACTTCGACTCGGTAATGTTCCGCCTGCGTCGCAAGAAGGACGCCGACGAGCTAGCAATGATGGCGACCGCCAATCGCGCCAACGAGGCGATGTACGCTCGGGCGCGTGAGATCATCGAGCCGGGCCTCAACGAGCTTGATCTCTACAGCGAAATGCACCGCGTCGCCGTGCGGACGCTGGGCGAGCCGCTGACGTACTTTGGCCAGGACTTCCGCTGCAACGCCCGCGGCGGGGCGCCCCGCGACCGCGCCGCCGAGGCCGGCGAGCTGTGGGTCCTCGACCTGGGCGTCGGCTACCGCGGCTACTACACGGACAACGCCCGCACGATCGCCGTCAGCGAGCCGACCGACGCCCAGCGATCGGCCTGGGAGCAACTCGCCGCCGTGTTCCCGATGGTCGAGGGAAAGGTGCGACCGGGCGTGAAGTGCCGTGAGGTCTTCGACGAGTCGGCGGCGATGCTAGCGGTCGCGGCGCCGTGGGTGTTCAACCACCACCTCGGCCATGGCGTCGGTCTCGCGCCGCATGAGGGGCCGCACCTCAACCCGAACTGGGACGACACGTTTGAGGTCGGCGATTACTTCACCGCCGAACCGGGGCTCTACCACGACGACCTGCGTCATGGCCTGCGGCTCGAGCAGAATTACGTCGTCACCGAGACGGGCGTCGATTTGCTGACGGATTGGCCGTTGGGCCTTCAGGACGGGCTCGCCTAG
- a CDS encoding DUF6717 family protein gives MVLLLAAGAYAYWSAVAAAPMRLPQNSIMVLAPYRYNGTWVFDDERVGLVREPFVAGVPEMIDVLVADIPDADKGFRLTFSAKPFPDYEKKLTRTRSDGVGNYYRLDDPTIEGPPMEGWICPALFKYYDAAPAELYVRADPSRS, from the coding sequence GTGGTTCTCCTCTTGGCGGCGGGCGCCTACGCCTACTGGTCGGCGGTTGCAGCGGCGCCGATGCGGTTGCCGCAAAACTCGATCATGGTCCTCGCTCCGTACCGCTACAACGGGACGTGGGTGTTCGACGACGAGCGTGTCGGCCTCGTGCGCGAGCCCTTCGTCGCGGGGGTGCCTGAGATGATCGATGTCCTGGTGGCCGACATTCCCGACGCCGACAAAGGGTTCCGGCTGACATTCTCCGCCAAGCCTTTCCCCGATTATGAGAAGAAGCTGACCCGCACGCGCAGCGATGGCGTCGGCAACTACTACCGGCTCGACGACCCGACAATCGAAGGGCCGCCGATGGAAGGTTGGATCTGCCCAGCGCTGTTCAAATACTACGACGCGGCGCCGGCAGAGTTGTACGTGAGGGCCGACCCGTCGCGCAGTTAA
- the arsB gene encoding ACR3 family arsenite efflux transporter produces MDQSTATIGFFEKNLTYWVALCMAAGTLIGKYLPAIPEFLGRFEYEKVSIPIAVLIWLMIFPMMMKVDFASIRYVGANPKGLYVTWVVNWLIKPFTMFAIAAFFFFVVFKSLIPHDLAKDYLAGAILLGAAPCTAMVFVWSHLTRGNAAYTVVQVATNDLIILVAFTPIVALLLGVSGVAIPWGTLLLSVLLFVVIPLVAGIATRAAVIKRHGLDYFNHTFLARFNNVTIVGLLLTLVLIFSFQGHVILDNPLHIALIAVPLVIQTVLIFFIAYLTCQKMRCPHNIAAPAGMIGASNFFELAVAVAITLFGPSSPVVLATVVGVLVEVPVMLALVAFANRTEGWFSASPEHV; encoded by the coding sequence ATGGACCAGAGCACGGCCACGATCGGCTTCTTCGAGAAGAATCTGACCTACTGGGTCGCCCTCTGCATGGCGGCGGGGACGCTGATCGGGAAGTACCTCCCGGCAATCCCCGAGTTTCTCGGGCGATTCGAGTACGAAAAGGTCTCGATCCCGATCGCGGTGCTGATCTGGCTGATGATCTTCCCAATGATGATGAAGGTCGATTTCGCCAGCATTCGATATGTCGGCGCGAACCCGAAGGGGCTCTACGTGACGTGGGTGGTCAATTGGTTGATCAAACCTTTCACGATGTTCGCGATCGCCGCTTTTTTCTTCTTTGTCGTCTTCAAGTCATTGATTCCGCACGACCTCGCCAAGGACTACCTCGCCGGCGCCATCCTACTCGGAGCGGCGCCCTGCACAGCGATGGTCTTTGTCTGGAGCCATCTCACACGCGGCAATGCGGCATACACGGTAGTGCAGGTCGCCACCAACGACTTGATCATCTTGGTCGCGTTCACCCCGATCGTTGCGCTGCTGCTCGGGGTGAGCGGGGTGGCAATCCCGTGGGGCACGCTGCTGCTGTCGGTGCTGCTCTTCGTCGTGATTCCGCTCGTTGCCGGGATCGCAACGCGCGCCGCTGTCATCAAGCGACACGGCCTTGACTACTTCAACCACACGTTCCTGGCCCGCTTCAATAACGTGACCATCGTCGGCTTGCTGCTGACGCTCGTACTGATCTTCTCTTTCCAGGGACACGTCATCCTCGACAACCCGCTGCACATTGCGCTGATCGCGGTCCCGCTGGTGATTCAGACGGTGCTGATTTTCTTCATCGCTTACTTGACCTGCCAGAAGATGCGGTGCCCCCACAACATCGCGGCGCCGGCGGGGATGATTGGCGCTTCGAATTTCTTTGAACTGGCGGTCGCGGTCGCCATCACGCTTTTCGGCCCCTCGTCGCCCGTCGTGTTGGCGACGGTGGTGGGCGTCTTGGTGGAAGTCCCGGTGATGCTGGCGTTAGTGGCCTTCGCCAATCGTACTGAGGGATGGTTCTCCGCGTCGCCCGAACACGTTTAA
- a CDS encoding ArsR/SmtB family transcription factor — MRDLLAVTKALSDENRVRALGLLRDRELCLCQIVEVLALASSTVSKHMSVLHQARLVESRKEGRWAHFRLAEEDSPVEARQALELVLASLARDKQAKADQQTLKVVLKMPPEELCRQQANCKC; from the coding sequence ATGAGAGACCTCCTCGCTGTCACCAAAGCCCTCTCGGACGAGAACCGCGTCCGCGCGCTGGGGCTATTGCGCGACCGCGAACTGTGTCTCTGCCAGATAGTCGAGGTCCTGGCGTTGGCGTCATCGACCGTGTCGAAGCACATGTCGGTGCTCCACCAGGCGCGGCTCGTCGAGTCGCGTAAGGAAGGCCGCTGGGCTCATTTTCGGCTCGCGGAAGAGGATTCGCCCGTTGAAGCCCGGCAGGCGCTGGAATTGGTGCTCGCAAGCCTTGCCCGCGACAAGCAAGCCAAAGCCGACCAGCAGACCCTCAAGGTCGTCCTCAAAATGCCCCCCGAAGAACTCTGCCGCCAACAGGCGAACTGCAAATGCTAA
- a CDS encoding PEP-CTERM sorting domain-containing protein (PEP-CTERM proteins occur, often in large numbers, in the proteomes of bacteria that also encode an exosortase, a predicted intramembrane cysteine proteinase. The presence of a PEP-CTERM domain at a protein's C-terminus predicts cleavage within the sorting domain, followed by covalent anchoring to some some component of the (usually Gram-negative) cell surface. Many PEP-CTERM proteins exhibit an unusual sequence composition that includes large numbers of potential glycosylation sites. Expression of one such protein has been shown restore the ability of a bacterium to form floc, a type of biofilm.), translating to MIRTSLPLIALGATIGVAQAGPYSSYSGVTAGAPDNPIARASITTFESSVVNYAPSPGVGANFSKPATALSSLGELYSPVAAPGGANAPFNKLYAPQTGAEPNNFHAGSAVSDPFSGDIDSTTDTYGFIGIDAPGAITLGFAKPITDGAGPDFAVFENAFAFGGATSLLAELAYVEVSSNGVDFLRFPSVSLNTVPTTVSGAFQAYDATNLYNLAGKHTANWGTPFDLAELASDPLVTGGVVDITAIDYVRLVDVVGSGDLSDGAGGTLTGVARDSLGNAILDNWLTYDSAGFDYLGLPTGAVGVLNSVPEPTSALLTLVGLAAIAALRRS from the coding sequence ATGATCCGCACCAGTCTCCCTTTAATCGCTCTCGGCGCCACGATCGGCGTCGCCCAAGCGGGTCCCTACTCGAGCTACTCTGGCGTCACCGCCGGGGCGCCGGACAACCCGATTGCCCGTGCGAGCATCACAACGTTCGAGTCTTCGGTCGTCAACTACGCGCCGTCGCCCGGCGTTGGCGCCAACTTCAGCAAACCCGCTACCGCATTGAGTTCCTTGGGTGAACTCTACAGCCCCGTCGCCGCGCCGGGTGGCGCCAACGCGCCCTTCAACAAGCTCTACGCTCCGCAAACCGGCGCCGAACCCAACAACTTCCATGCCGGCTCGGCGGTTAGCGATCCGTTCAGCGGCGATATTGACAGCACGACTGACACCTACGGGTTCATCGGCATCGACGCCCCGGGCGCGATCACGCTCGGGTTCGCCAAGCCGATCACCGACGGCGCCGGGCCCGACTTCGCCGTGTTCGAAAACGCCTTTGCATTCGGCGGCGCCACGAGCCTGCTCGCTGAGCTTGCCTATGTCGAAGTCTCTAGCAACGGTGTTGACTTTCTCCGCTTCCCATCGGTCTCGCTGAACACGGTGCCGACCACGGTCTCGGGAGCTTTCCAAGCCTACGACGCCACGAACCTCTACAACCTCGCCGGAAAGCACACCGCGAACTGGGGCACGCCGTTCGATCTCGCCGAACTGGCGAGCGACCCGCTGGTGACCGGCGGCGTCGTGGATATCACGGCGATCGACTACGTGCGACTCGTCGACGTGGTCGGCAGCGGCGACCTCTCCGATGGCGCCGGCGGCACGCTAACGGGCGTCGCCCGCGATTCGCTGGGCAACGCGATCCTCGACAACTGGCTAACCTACGACTCGGCCGGCTTCGACTACCTCGGCCTCCCGACCGGCGCGGTGGGCGTGCTGAACTCCGTGCCCGAGCCGACCAGCGCATTGCTGACCCTTGTCGGCCTCGCCGCAATAGCGGCGCTTCGTCGCAGCTAA
- a CDS encoding esterase/lipase family protein, with the protein MRAAVAFSRLTQSPALAAVILTVVALCTGCATSEQWIERRPADQAYAARLLWSRDGRAALSDATLAVAQPRGLDPTKPDQRAKLLELLEQEAHSTLAPDLEFALAELAATEADSLVKDDPDAAVGFYAESLVHGYRALAADERQRIPGTTRRYNDSLKALLRLLRERDQVKPGALVPLPLTHGACSVAIELHSQRWTEADFQSFEFASDFQVLALRNHYHTTGIGTPLIAIRHHPDRDQPQDKFYPRKLCYPLTAVARAESYEPTPARPEGGVRLVLELHDTTDHKTFQLAGRRAPLETDLTTPLAYYLDQPDLQDRDVSTIGLLKPDSVKQQEGLYLLEPYDPNRIPVVMVHGLWSSPATWMEMFNDLRSDPRVRSRYQFWFYLYPTGHPFWVSAAQMRKDLAELRQTVDPTHTAYALDQTVLVGHSMGGLLSRLQTVDSGQDFWRIVTDREFKELDADPEVRQYMSNLFFFQPNPSVQRVVTIGTPHRGSMFANGFTQWVGAKLIAFPMQTMARQQELFRRNPGFFRPQIAARVMTSIDSLSPESPMLPALLAAKSGPWVRYHNVVGDEPRSAFTSWFTTRGDGVVSLDSARLDDLPQLASQVVVPEDHVMLHRHPQTIAEVRRVLMEHVATLDPQGYAQHAAEIRTLPPVIDQQPVRLASGVLESVR; encoded by the coding sequence ATGCGTGCCGCAGTGGCGTTCAGCCGATTGACTCAATCGCCGGCTCTCGCTGCGGTGATCCTCACCGTTGTCGCCCTCTGTACAGGGTGTGCAACTAGTGAGCAGTGGATCGAACGCCGACCCGCCGACCAAGCCTATGCGGCGCGGTTGCTCTGGTCTCGTGATGGGCGCGCCGCACTGTCGGACGCCACACTGGCGGTCGCCCAGCCAAGGGGGCTTGATCCCACTAAGCCCGACCAGCGCGCCAAGCTGCTGGAATTGCTTGAGCAAGAGGCGCACAGCACGCTGGCGCCCGACTTGGAGTTCGCCCTCGCCGAGCTTGCGGCGACCGAGGCGGATAGCCTCGTCAAAGACGACCCCGACGCGGCCGTCGGCTTCTACGCCGAATCGCTGGTCCACGGCTACCGGGCTCTAGCGGCCGATGAGCGGCAGCGCATCCCCGGTACGACGCGGCGGTACAACGACTCGCTCAAGGCCCTGCTACGGCTGCTGAGAGAGCGGGATCAGGTCAAGCCCGGCGCGCTCGTCCCTCTGCCGCTGACCCATGGGGCTTGCTCGGTCGCTATCGAGCTGCACAGCCAGCGCTGGACCGAGGCTGACTTCCAGAGCTTCGAGTTCGCCAGCGACTTCCAGGTGCTCGCCCTCCGGAACCACTACCACACTACCGGCATCGGCACGCCGCTAATCGCGATCCGTCATCACCCCGACCGCGATCAGCCCCAGGACAAGTTCTACCCCCGCAAGCTCTGCTACCCGCTCACCGCGGTGGCCCGCGCCGAGAGCTACGAGCCGACGCCGGCGCGTCCCGAGGGGGGCGTGCGGCTGGTGCTTGAGCTGCACGATACGACCGACCACAAGACCTTCCAGCTTGCCGGCCGCCGGGCGCCGCTCGAGACCGACCTGACGACGCCGCTGGCGTACTACCTCGATCAGCCCGACCTCCAAGACCGCGACGTCTCGACGATCGGCTTGTTGAAGCCCGACAGCGTCAAGCAGCAGGAGGGGCTCTACCTCCTCGAGCCGTACGACCCCAACCGCATCCCCGTCGTCATGGTGCACGGCCTCTGGTCGAGCCCTGCGACGTGGATGGAGATGTTCAACGACCTCCGCAGCGATCCGCGCGTCCGCAGTCGCTATCAATTCTGGTTCTATCTCTATCCGACCGGCCATCCCTTCTGGGTCAGCGCCGCGCAGATGCGTAAGGACCTTGCCGAGCTGAGGCAGACGGTCGATCCCACGCACACCGCCTACGCGCTGGATCAGACAGTGCTCGTCGGCCACAGCATGGGGGGGCTCTTGTCGCGGCTGCAGACGGTGGACAGCGGGCAGGACTTCTGGCGGATCGTTACCGACCGCGAATTCAAAGAACTCGACGCCGACCCCGAAGTTCGGCAGTACATGTCGAACCTGTTCTTCTTCCAGCCGAACCCCTCGGTGCAACGCGTCGTGACGATCGGCACGCCGCACCGCGGCAGCATGTTCGCCAACGGCTTCACGCAGTGGGTGGGCGCCAAGCTGATTGCCTTCCCGATGCAGACGATGGCGCGGCAACAAGAACTGTTCCGTCGCAACCCCGGCTTCTTCCGTCCGCAAATCGCGGCGCGCGTGATGACGAGCATCGACTCGCTGTCGCCCGAGTCGCCGATGCTGCCGGCGCTGCTGGCCGCCAAGTCGGGGCCGTGGGTGCGGTATCACAACGTCGTCGGCGACGAGCCACGCAGCGCGTTCACCAGCTGGTTCACGACGCGCGGCGACGGCGTTGTGTCGCTCGACAGCGCTCGCCTCGACGACCTGCCGCAGCTCGCGTCGCAAGTGGTCGTCCCCGAGGACCACGTCATGCTGCACCGTCACCCACAGACGATCGCTGAAGTGCGCCGTGTGCTCATGGAACACGTCGCCACGCTCGACCCGCAAGGCTACGCCCAACACGCCGCCGAAATCCGCACCCTCCCACCAGTGATCGACCAACAACCGGTGCGTCTCGCGAGCGGCGTCTTAGAAAGTGTCCGTTAA
- a CDS encoding arsenate reductase ArsC, producing MLKVLFLCTGNSCRSQMAEGWAHHLKSDTLEAYSAGVATHGMNPHAIAVMAEAGVDITPQHSKHVDELADVEFDYVVTVCDNAAESCPIFRGAAKVVHRPFDDPPRLAREAASEVEALGHYRRVRDELRDYVATLPQSLQG from the coding sequence ATGCTAAAGGTGCTCTTTCTCTGCACGGGCAACTCGTGTCGTAGCCAGATGGCCGAGGGCTGGGCCCACCATCTGAAGTCAGACACCCTGGAGGCCTACTCGGCCGGCGTCGCCACGCACGGCATGAATCCGCACGCCATCGCCGTCATGGCCGAGGCCGGCGTCGATATCACGCCGCAGCACAGCAAGCACGTCGATGAACTAGCGGACGTCGAGTTCGACTACGTCGTCACCGTCTGCGACAACGCGGCCGAGTCGTGCCCGATCTTCCGCGGCGCCGCAAAAGTGGTGCATCGCCCGTTCGACGACCCGCCGCGCTTGGCGCGCGAAGCGGCGAGCGAAGTGGAGGCTCTTGGGCATTACCGGCGTGTCCGTGACGAGTTACGTGACTACGTCGCGACGCTGCCGCAATCACTGCAAGGTTGA
- the arsM gene encoding arsenite methyltransferase, with amino-acid sequence MSASNEVIDQVRTQYSAVATRGLSSDHAGVKAVAEAFGYSAEELASIPAEANMGLSCGNPTATARLRAGEVVVDLGCGGGLDVLLAAPKVGPTGKAIGIDMSQEMIDLARRNAAKSRVENVEFHLSTIDKLPLEEATVDCVISNCVINLAPDKGAVLREVFRVLKPGGRVAVSDIALKQMLPEEVAANLSAYVGCIAGAILIDEYRQTLRDAGFEAVEVLDTGADLNAYAKAENAACCVPAPAEDGLPVVELGGCCGSTPPVATSEIHSQLVDLLTRYNVNAFAASVRIFAVKPA; translated from the coding sequence ATGAGCGCCTCGAACGAAGTCATCGACCAAGTCCGCACACAGTATTCTGCCGTCGCGACGCGGGGGCTCTCGAGCGACCACGCCGGCGTGAAGGCCGTCGCGGAAGCCTTCGGTTACTCGGCTGAGGAACTCGCCTCAATCCCCGCCGAGGCGAACATGGGCCTCTCGTGCGGCAACCCCACCGCGACCGCTCGGCTGCGTGCCGGCGAAGTCGTCGTCGATCTCGGCTGCGGCGGCGGGCTCGACGTACTGCTGGCGGCGCCGAAGGTTGGTCCGACCGGTAAGGCGATCGGCATCGACATGAGTCAGGAAATGATCGACCTGGCCCGCCGCAACGCCGCCAAGAGCCGGGTCGAGAACGTCGAGTTCCATCTCTCGACGATCGACAAGCTGCCGCTCGAAGAGGCAACGGTCGATTGCGTCATCAGCAACTGCGTCATCAACCTCGCCCCCGACAAGGGCGCCGTGCTGCGGGAGGTCTTTCGGGTGCTCAAGCCGGGCGGCCGCGTCGCGGTGAGCGACATCGCCTTGAAGCAAATGCTTCCCGAAGAGGTCGCCGCCAATCTGTCGGCGTATGTCGGCTGCATAGCGGGCGCGATCCTCATCGACGAGTACCGCCAGACGCTCCGCGACGCGGGCTTTGAAGCGGTCGAGGTTCTCGACACGGGCGCCGACCTCAACGCCTACGCCAAAGCCGAAAACGCGGCCTGCTGCGTCCCCGCGCCGGCGGAGGATGGCCTCCCGGTGGTGGAGCTCGGCGGCTGCTGTGGCTCAACGCCGCCCGTCGCGACTTCCGAGATCCATAGCCAGCTCGTCGATCTTTTGACCCGCTACAACGTCAACGCGTTCGCCGCGAGCGTCCGCATCTTCGCGGTAAAGCCGGCTTAG